From Parambassis ranga chromosome 9, fParRan2.1, whole genome shotgun sequence, the proteins below share one genomic window:
- the mrps30 gene encoding large ribosomal subunit protein mL65, with protein sequence MAARTRLSLLLPKNLSSIRNQRFIQTEEAVKEPAYPPIVPSLTAKSKSSLLRRNEEQLKRIIASPIPEKIHLLTRIQRMKFVVYPQTFARNADRWYQHFTKTAYIPGLPEKFNVGPEKQAGEEGTSPPAAAQPAVPGIEGDAFADIRSLVTRVILQEHWHMKKRKPFLYRNQELVVGPFLRTLVAELTYSLSKYNPLLRLSSLDIDPQVNFYWRRGQRVIPKGHRKGNLEPTRFQIDDKPRCQIRITEQLPQFVPMEASYEADVPEIKLAPNLMPMFRRQYDNNVFTGAKLPDPACYGHTQFHLVPDRFHRDRMARRQQSDQVEVFLRANGLTSLFAWTGAQAMYQGFWAQEDVTRPFVSQAVVTDGHFFSFFCYQLNTLALSVDTDVNNPRKNLLWGTESLRLYDRVQDGEVVGLNDGVLKLLLQFLMNQP encoded by the exons ATGGCGGCCCGCACACGGTTGTCCTTGCTGCTCCCTAAAAACTTGTCTTCCATCAGAAACCAAAGGTTTATCCAGACAGAGGAAGCGGTCAAGGAGCCGGCGTATCCCCCGATAGTCCCCTCACTCACGGCCAAAAGTAAATCTTCGCTGCTGCGACGGAATGAGGAACAACTAAAAAGGATAATCGCCTCCCCGATACCGGAGAAGATCCACCTTCTGACTCGTATCCAGCGCATGAAATTTGTCGTCTACCCTCAGACTTTCGCACGGAACGCTGACAGATGGTACCAGCACTTTACCAAGACCGCATACATCCCGGGCCTGCCCGAGAAATTCAACGTTGGCCCGGAGAAGCAGGCAGGGGAAGAAGGGACCTCTCCACCGGCCGCGGCTCAGCCTGCAGTGCCCGGGATAGAAGGTGATGCGTTCGCGGACATCCGCTCCTTAGTGACCCGTGTGATTTTACAGGAGCACTGGCACATGAAGAAACGCAAACCTTTCCTGTACAGAAACCAGGAGCTGGTGGTCGGACCTTTCCTCAGGACTCTGGTGGCTGAACTCACCTACTCTCTGTCCAAATACAACCCGCTGCTCCGACTCTCCAGTCTGG ACATCGACCCCCAGGTGAACTTCTactggaggagaggacagagagtcatCCCAAAGGGGCACCGCAAAGGCAACCTGGAGCCAACAAGGTTCCAGATCGACGACAAGCCTCGCTGCCAGATCAGGATAACGGAACAGCTACCACAG TTTGTGCCGATGGAGGCGTCCTATGAAGCCGATGTTCCAGAGATCAAACTTGCTCCAAACCTGATGCCGATGTTTAGAAGACAGTATGACAACAACGTCTTCACAG GTGCGAAGCTTCCAGACCCTGCATGTTATGGACACACTCAGTTCCACCTGGTGCCGGACAGGTTTCACAGGGACCGGATGGCTCGACGGCAGCAGTCTGACCAGGTGGAGGTGTTCCTCAGAGCCAATGGACTCACCAGCCTGTTTGCCTGGACAGGAGCTCAGGCCATGTACCAGG GTTTCTGGGCGCAGGAGGACGTCACCAGGCCTTTCGTATCCCAGGCCGTGGTCACAGATGGtcatttcttctcctttttctgcTACCAGCTCAACACGTTGGCTCTTTCAGTAGATACAGACGTCAACAACCCCAGAAAAAACCTTCTGTGGGGCACCGAGAGCCTACGGCTCTATGACAGAGTCCAGGACGGAGAGGTGGTGGGTCTGAACGATGGCGTCCTCAAGCTTCTGCTTCAGTTCCTTATGAACCAGCCGTAG